A window of the Brassica napus cultivar Da-Ae chromosome A2, Da-Ae, whole genome shotgun sequence genome harbors these coding sequences:
- the LOC106417969 gene encoding uncharacterized protein LOC106417969 — translation MIGELNAIRSTITDRIPGAQCVILTLRLQSGDNVCVSMFDSMALAFHSKLESCGKESKIVLATSVNPKIVGDKFTKSLQHHHGKKGEEHSGTTEKTKRESLSKPKRHKGAEMFPFLLGRDYSLDVFVDKPEYLSCGEGDFVVNDVIALLPQMKNNSLVSESTKNYERRGVWPSLYSTTVITRL, via the exons ATGATTGGTGAGCTAAATGCAATCCGGAGTACAATCACCGATCGTATACCGGGGGCACAGTGTGTAATTCTTACACTGCGTCTACAAAG TGGTGATAACGTCTGTGTTAGTATGTTTGACTCTATGGCTCTTGCGTTTCATAGCAAACTTGAGAGCTGCGGGAAAGAATCCAAAATTGTGCTTGCCACAAGCGTAAATCCTAAGATAGTTGGGGATAA ATTTACAAAATCATTACAGCACCACCATGGCAAAAAAGGTGAAGAACATAGTGGAACTACAGAAAAGACCAAAAGAGAATCTTTATCTAAGCCAAAGAGACATAAGGGAGCTGAAatgtttccttttcttcttggCCGTGATTACAGTCTGGATGTCTTTGTCGATAAGCCGGAATACCTCAGCTGTGGAGAGGGAGATTTTGTTGTGAATGACGTTATTGCGCTGCTTCCACAGATGAAAAACAATAGCTTGGTAAGTGAGTCTACGAAGAATTACGAGAGGAGAGGAGTGTGGCCCTCCCTCTATTCCACGACAGTAATTACGAGGTTATGA